The following proteins are co-located in the Streptococcus anginosus genome:
- a CDS encoding phosphopantothenate--cysteine ligase — MKLLITSGGTSEKIDQVRSITNHSTGKLGALIAESFLAQGDQVTLVTTQNAVKPAAHPNLTIQIIENVQDLLETMQSLVKTHDVLIHSMAVSDYTPIYMAGFDQITASQDLTEFLNKTNVQGKISSQDDYQVLFLKQTPKIINQVKKWNPNIRLIGFKLLVDVSKEELLTVARASLAKNQAEIIVANDLYDISNNQHHAYLVKENSVIEANTKEEIAQQLVTHIHTKDNL, encoded by the coding sequence ATGAAACTATTGATTACTTCTGGCGGAACGAGCGAAAAAATCGATCAAGTTCGTTCTATTACGAATCACTCAACAGGAAAGCTTGGTGCTCTTATTGCGGAGAGTTTTTTAGCACAAGGTGATCAGGTCACCTTAGTCACTACACAGAATGCTGTCAAGCCTGCTGCTCATCCAAATTTAACCATTCAAATCATTGAAAATGTTCAAGATTTGCTAGAAACAATGCAGTCTTTGGTCAAAACTCATGATGTTTTGATTCATTCAATGGCTGTCTCTGACTATACTCCTATTTATATGGCAGGATTTGACCAAATCACTGCTTCGCAGGATTTAACAGAGTTTTTGAACAAAACAAACGTCCAAGGGAAGATTTCATCACAAGATGATTATCAGGTGCTCTTCCTCAAACAAACACCGAAAATTATCAATCAAGTCAAAAAATGGAATCCCAATATCCGTCTAATTGGTTTTAAACTCTTAGTTGATGTTTCTAAAGAAGAATTACTGACAGTTGCTCGTGCCAGTCTTGCTAAAAATCAAGCTGAAATAATTGTAGCAAATGACTTGTATGATATTTCCAATAATCAACATCATGCTTACTTAGTCAAAGAAAATTCTGTCATAGAAGCCAACACAAAAGAGGAAATCGCTCAACAACTCGTAACACACATTCACACAAAGGACAATTTATGA
- a CDS encoding formate--tetrahydrofolate ligase: MKTDIEIAQSVDLQPIADVVKKVGIDYDNLELYGKYKAKLSFDKIQELQKKPVGKLILVTAINPTPAGEGKSTITIGLADALSKIGKKTMIAIREPSLGPVMGIKGGAAGGGYAQVLPMEDINLHFTGDMHAITTANNALSALIDNHLHQGNALGIDQRRIIWKRVVDLNDRALRHVTVGLGSPVNGIPREDGFDITVASEIMAILCLATSIEDLKKRLANIVIGYRYDRTPVYVRDLEVEGALALILKDAIKPNLVQTIYGTPAFVHGGPFANIAHGCNSVLATTTALHLADYTVTEAGFGADLGAEKFLDIKTPNLPTAPDVVVIVATLRALKMNGGVAKEDLTTENVEAVKAGFANLKRHVENIRKFGIPAVVAINEFVSDTEAEIAELKALCAQIDVPVELASVWADGADGGLTLAEVVVKTIETRPAKYTRLYDNNLTVEEKIEKIVKEIYRGTKINFEKKAKTQISQIVKNGWNKLPICMAKTQYSFSDNPNLLGAPENFEITIREVVPKLGAGFIVALTGDVMTMPGLPKRPAALNMDVAPDGTAIGLF; the protein is encoded by the coding sequence ATGAAAACGGATATAGAAATTGCTCAGAGTGTTGACTTGCAGCCGATTGCTGATGTAGTGAAGAAAGTTGGAATTGATTACGATAATTTGGAGCTTTACGGTAAATACAAGGCGAAATTATCTTTTGACAAGATTCAGGAATTGCAAAAGAAGCCAGTTGGTAAGCTGATTTTGGTAACAGCCATCAACCCAACACCGGCCGGCGAAGGAAAATCAACTATTACCATTGGTTTAGCAGATGCTCTTAGCAAAATTGGCAAGAAAACTATGATTGCGATTCGTGAACCGTCTCTAGGTCCTGTCATGGGAATCAAAGGCGGAGCCGCTGGAGGTGGTTATGCACAGGTTCTACCAATGGAAGACATCAATTTGCATTTCACAGGAGATATGCATGCGATTACCACTGCTAACAATGCCCTTTCTGCTTTGATTGATAATCATTTACATCAAGGAAATGCTCTAGGAATTGACCAACGTCGCATTATCTGGAAGCGCGTGGTAGATCTGAATGACCGTGCTTTGCGGCATGTGACCGTCGGTCTGGGCAGTCCGGTTAATGGAATTCCGCGGGAAGATGGTTTTGATATTACGGTTGCATCTGAAATCATGGCTATTCTGTGCTTAGCGACAAGCATTGAGGACTTGAAAAAACGTCTAGCTAATATTGTTATTGGTTACCGTTATGATCGGACGCCTGTTTATGTTCGAGATTTGGAAGTAGAAGGGGCTCTTGCTCTCATCTTGAAAGACGCTATAAAGCCCAATCTAGTACAGACTATTTATGGAACCCCTGCCTTCGTTCACGGTGGACCGTTTGCAAATATCGCCCATGGCTGTAATTCTGTTCTGGCGACGACAACAGCTCTGCATCTGGCGGACTACACGGTGACTGAAGCTGGCTTCGGTGCGGATCTAGGGGCTGAAAAATTCCTAGACATCAAAACGCCCAATCTGCCGACTGCTCCAGATGTAGTGGTTATTGTTGCAACTCTTAGAGCATTGAAAATGAACGGTGGTGTCGCCAAAGAAGATCTGACAACTGAGAATGTTGAAGCGGTTAAAGCAGGTTTTGCCAACCTCAAACGCCATGTGGAAAATATCCGTAAATTTGGCATTCCAGCTGTTGTAGCAATCAATGAGTTTGTTTCTGATACAGAAGCTGAAATTGCTGAGTTGAAAGCACTTTGTGCTCAAATTGATGTACCTGTGGAATTGGCTAGTGTCTGGGCAGATGGTGCTGACGGTGGATTGACTCTTGCGGAAGTTGTGGTCAAAACGATTGAAACGAGACCTGCCAAATACACTCGACTCTATGATAATAATCTGACAGTTGAAGAAAAAATCGAGAAAATTGTCAAGGAAATCTATCGTGGAACAAAAATTAATTTTGAAAAGAAAGCAAAAACTCAAATTTCTCAAATTGTCAAGAACGGCTGGAATAAGCTGCCAATTTGTATGGCCAAGACCCAGTACAGTTTTTCAGATAATCCAAATCTTCTGGGAGCGCCAGAAAACTTTGAAATCACTATTCGCGAAGTAGTTCCAAAATTGGGTGCAGGTTTTATTGTCGCCCTAACTGGTGATGTTATGACGATGCCCGGTCTGCCAAAACGCCCGGCAGCCCTCAATATGGATGTTGCACCAGATGGTACAGCTATTGGACTATTTTAA
- a CDS encoding GNAT family N-acetyltransferase, giving the protein MNIRLANKNDAAVLVAIYAPYVEKTAITFEYDVPSMEEFSGRIEKTLERYPYLVAEEEGVILGYAYASTYYGREAYNWAVELSVYVADENRGRGIGKQLYDKLEEILEQQGFVHFLACIALPNDASISFHKKRGYQQVAHFPKIGYKFGCWYDTVWLQKSLDKPARPIKLFKDMNVESEW; this is encoded by the coding sequence ATGAACATCAGATTAGCAAATAAAAACGACGCCGCTGTTCTTGTAGCTATTTACGCACCTTATGTGGAGAAAACAGCCATTACTTTTGAGTATGATGTTCCGTCGATGGAGGAATTTTCTGGTCGGATTGAGAAGACCTTGGAAAGGTATCCTTATCTGGTGGCTGAAGAAGAGGGAGTCATTCTGGGTTATGCTTATGCTTCGACTTATTATGGTCGAGAGGCATACAACTGGGCTGTTGAACTATCGGTCTATGTAGCTGATGAGAATCGTGGCAGAGGGATTGGGAAGCAGCTTTATGACAAATTGGAAGAAATTCTTGAACAGCAAGGTTTTGTTCATTTTCTAGCTTGTATTGCTCTGCCGAATGACGCCAGTATTTCTTTCCATAAAAAACGTGGTTATCAGCAAGTAGCGCATTTCCCAAAAATCGGCTATAAATTTGGCTGCTGGTATGATACAGTTTGGTTGCAGAAGAGTTTAGATAAACCAGCAAGACCAATTAAATTATTCAAAGATATGAATGTTGAAAGTGAATGGTAA
- a CDS encoding DNA alkylation repair protein, with protein sequence MKVEDIFQGLKEVANPEDAIHMKAYMKDQFEFLGVKTPIRRQISKIFFKKSHKSTIDWKFINQAWENPYREMQYVVLDYLQLKQTSLASNDLTKVKKLAQTKPWWDTIDFLCRSVGYISLHYPETKKFVLEWSRDEDFWLRRLAIEQQLLQKEETDVQLLEQILVNNLDQTEFFINKAIGWALRDYSKTNPDWVLEFIEKYKDRLSKFSIKEGSKYL encoded by the coding sequence ATGAAAGTAGAAGATATTTTCCAAGGATTAAAAGAAGTAGCAAACCCTGAAGATGCTATTCACATGAAAGCATACATGAAAGACCAGTTCGAGTTTTTAGGGGTCAAAACACCTATTAGGCGGCAAATTTCTAAAATATTTTTTAAGAAAAGTCACAAGTCTACGATAGATTGGAAATTTATCAATCAGGCTTGGGAAAATCCCTATCGTGAAATGCAATATGTGGTGCTGGATTATTTACAACTAAAACAAACATCTTTAGCCTCAAACGATTTAACAAAGGTAAAGAAATTGGCGCAAACAAAGCCTTGGTGGGACACGATTGACTTTTTGTGTCGCTCGGTAGGCTATATTAGTTTGCATTATCCTGAGACAAAGAAATTTGTGTTGGAGTGGAGCAGGGATGAAGATTTTTGGCTGCGGCGCCTTGCCATTGAACAACAATTGCTTCAAAAAGAAGAAACAGATGTCCAGTTGCTGGAACAAATCTTGGTTAATAATCTTGACCAGACCGAGTTTTTCATCAATAAGGCTATTGGCTGGGCTCTGCGAGATTACTCCAAGACCAATCCCGACTGGGTGCTGGAGTTTATTGAAAAATACAAAGACAGGCTGAGCAAATTCAGCATTAAAGAAGGAAGCAAGTATTTGTGA
- a CDS encoding YoaK family protein, which produces MDTTKQPVPMPQDRRTMAILLGAVGGCLDVFSHIQFSTLIATQTGNIILIVADWDGPTVKTAYRILSLVFFTCGFILGILLKERAQSSHWRTWGVLPLTLTTFLFPFFHSHYFIWVILLATSTGMVMLTYTGSKIESYPYMIMMTSGNYRRMVTAWYEYIRFKDRRHIIRRQAANYSMIVASFIGGAIFTGFLTRFIHQYAIWTVTTILTIIIIHYTRYNHIHHLEQKNI; this is translated from the coding sequence ATGGATACTACGAAACAGCCTGTCCCCATGCCTCAAGATAGGCGAACAATGGCTATCTTGCTAGGAGCTGTGGGTGGTTGCCTAGACGTTTTTTCGCATATACAATTTAGTACACTAATCGCCACTCAGACAGGGAATATTATTTTAATCGTAGCCGACTGGGATGGTCCAACCGTAAAGACGGCTTACCGTATCCTTTCGCTTGTCTTCTTTACCTGTGGCTTTATCCTTGGTATTCTACTTAAGGAACGGGCGCAAAGCTCACATTGGCGTACTTGGGGAGTCTTACCATTGACTCTCACGACTTTCCTCTTTCCTTTTTTTCATTCTCATTATTTTATCTGGGTGATATTGCTTGCAACCTCTACAGGCATGGTCATGCTAACTTATACAGGCTCAAAAATCGAGTCTTATCCCTACATGATTATGATGACTTCAGGAAACTATCGGAGAATGGTCACTGCTTGGTATGAATATATTCGTTTTAAAGACCGCAGACATATTATTAGAAGGCAAGCGGCTAATTACTCTATGATTGTCGCTAGTTTCATCGGCGGTGCTATTTTTACTGGATTTCTCACACGTTTCATTCATCAATATGCTATCTGGACAGTCACTACTATTTTGACGATTATTATCATTCATTATACTAGATACAATCATATACATCACTTAGAGCAAAAAAATATCTAA
- a CDS encoding aspartate-semialdehyde dehydrogenase, translating into MGYTVAVVGATGAVGAQMIKMLEESTLPIEKVRYLASARSAGKVLKFKDQDITIEETTETAFEGVDIALFSAGGSTSAKYAPYAVKAGAVVVDNTSHFRQNPDVPLVVPEVNAHALDAHNGIIACPNCSTIQMMVALEPIRQRWGLERIIVSTYQAVSGAGMGAILETQRELREVLNDGVNPRDVKAEILPSGGDKKHYPIAFNALPQIDVFTDNDYTYEEMKMTNETKKIMEDDTIAVSATCVRIPVLSAHSESVYIETKEVAPIAEVKAAIANFPGAVLEDDVAHQIYPQAVNAVGKRETFVGRIRKDLDAEKGIHMWVVSDNLLKGAAWNSVQIAETLHERGLVHPIAEVVFEMK; encoded by the coding sequence ATGGGATACACAGTTGCTGTGGTAGGTGCTACAGGTGCCGTTGGAGCTCAAATGATTAAAATGCTGGAAGAATCAACTCTTCCGATTGAGAAAGTACGCTACTTGGCTTCAGCTCGTTCTGCTGGGAAAGTCTTGAAGTTCAAAGACCAAGACATCACAATTGAAGAAACAACGGAGACTGCCTTTGAAGGTGTAGATATCGCTCTCTTTTCAGCAGGCGGCTCAACGTCTGCCAAGTATGCTCCATACGCTGTCAAGGCAGGAGCGGTTGTCGTTGACAATACCTCTCATTTCCGTCAGAATCCTGATGTTCCTTTGGTTGTACCAGAGGTCAATGCACATGCACTTGATGCTCATAACGGAATTATTGCCTGCCCAAATTGCTCCACTATCCAGATGATGGTAGCTTTGGAGCCGATTCGTCAGAGATGGGGCTTAGAGCGCATCATCGTATCTACCTATCAGGCCGTGTCCGGAGCTGGTATGGGAGCTATTCTTGAAACTCAGCGTGAACTGCGTGAGGTCTTAAATGACGGTGTCAATCCGCGTGATGTTAAGGCTGAGATTTTGCCTTCCGGCGGTGACAAGAAGCACTATCCGATTGCTTTTAATGCTCTTCCTCAAATTGATGTCTTTACGGACAATGACTACACCTACGAAGAGATGAAGATGACCAATGAAACCAAGAAGATCATGGAAGATGACACGATTGCGGTTTCTGCTACTTGTGTTCGTATCCCTGTTCTTTCAGCGCACTCAGAGTCTGTCTACATCGAGACAAAAGAAGTAGCACCCATCGCAGAGGTCAAAGCAGCTATTGCGAACTTTCCAGGAGCAGTATTAGAGGATGATGTTGCTCATCAAATCTACCCTCAGGCTGTTAATGCTGTCGGAAAACGTGAGACATTCGTGGGACGAATTCGCAAGGATTTGGACGCTGAAAAAGGCATCCATATGTGGGTGGTTTCAGACAATCTGCTTAAAGGTGCTGCTTGGAATTCTGTTCAAATCGCTGAGACCTTGCATGAACGTGGCTTGGTGCATCCAATAGCAGAAGTTGTTTTTGAGATGAAATGA
- the dapA gene encoding 4-hydroxy-tetrahydrodipicolinate synthase: MSIEDLKKVRIITALVTPFKEDGSINFEALPKLIEHLLAHHTEGLIIAGTTGESPTLTHEEELELFAAVQKIVKGRVPLIAGIGTNDTRDSVEFAREVDKFGGFAAGLAVTPYYNKPTQEGLYQHYKAIAEASDLPVIVYNVPSRTVAGLTVETSLRLAQLPNIIAIKDCTGIDALTHLVENAPQDFLIYTGEDGQAFHAKAIGAQGVISVAAHTNGDDFYEMFAALDEGKLKKAAQIQRQLLPKIEALFSVTSPAPLKAVLNSQGFEVGPLRLPLVACTEQEKASILPFFED, encoded by the coding sequence ATGTCTATAGAAGATTTAAAAAAGGTAAGAATCATAACAGCACTTGTAACACCGTTTAAAGAGGACGGTAGTATTAACTTTGAAGCTCTTCCTAAGCTGATTGAACACCTTCTAGCGCATCATACAGAAGGACTGATTATCGCAGGAACGACAGGCGAAAGCCCAACTCTAACGCATGAAGAGGAGCTGGAATTATTTGCAGCGGTTCAAAAGATTGTAAAAGGGCGAGTTCCGTTGATAGCTGGAATTGGTACGAATGATACTCGAGATTCAGTTGAATTCGCGCGTGAAGTTGACAAATTTGGTGGTTTTGCTGCCGGACTTGCAGTGACCCCTTATTACAACAAACCGACTCAAGAAGGTCTATATCAGCATTATAAAGCGATTGCGGAAGCTTCAGATCTGCCAGTTATCGTTTATAATGTTCCTAGCCGAACGGTTGCTGGTTTGACAGTAGAAACTTCCTTGCGCTTAGCACAATTGCCAAATATTATTGCAATCAAAGATTGTACAGGCATAGATGCTCTTACCCATTTGGTTGAAAACGCTCCACAGGACTTTCTAATTTATACTGGGGAAGACGGACAAGCTTTTCATGCAAAGGCAATCGGAGCACAGGGGGTTATATCTGTTGCGGCTCATACTAATGGAGATGACTTTTATGAAATGTTTGCTGCTTTAGATGAGGGTAAGCTGAAAAAAGCTGCTCAGATTCAACGTCAGCTGTTACCAAAAATAGAAGCTCTCTTTTCTGTGACAAGCCCAGCACCACTTAAAGCTGTGCTAAATTCTCAAGGGTTTGAAGTCGGACCACTCCGCCTTCCATTGGTTGCTTGTACAGAGCAAGAAAAAGCCTCTATTCTTCCATTTTTTGAAGATTGA